In a single window of the Gossypium hirsutum isolate 1008001.06 chromosome A13, Gossypium_hirsutum_v2.1, whole genome shotgun sequence genome:
- the LOC107893768 gene encoding transcription repressor MYB5, which yields MKKPILLGTSTVTSRTPCCSKVGIKKGPWTAEEDEVLANYIKIEGGGRWRTLPKRAGLLRCGKSCRLRWMNYLRPTVKRGPIAPDEEDLILRLHRLVGNRWALIAGRIPGRTDNEIKNYWNTHLSKNLISQGIDPRTHKPLNPVSHSSSQANQDDDDDVPESNPNPPSSSKSSELMGEKTNSMATTNLESHQIYQHQQEVGDDCMGQPSSSGNGGDLVENGNEDHMFSLFLDSLITDNQQQQQQSNNGDLWEAEIMSPMVEFGNPQNYFNHHQQHP from the exons ATGAAGAAGCCAATTTTATTAGGAACTTCAACGGTAACAAGCAGAACGCCATGTTGCAGCAAAGTTGGGATAAAGAAAGGGCCATGGACCGCGGAAGAAGATGAAGTCTTagctaattacatcaaaatagaAGGCGGAGGAAGGTGGCGAACCTTGCCTAAACGAGCTGGTTTACTTAGATGTGGGAAGAGTTGCCGTCTCCGGTGGATGAATTATCTCCGACCCACCGTCAAACGAGGTCCTATTGCTCCTGATGAAGAAGATCTTATTCTTCGTCTTCATCGCTTGGTCGGAAACAG GTGGGCATTGATAGCTGGGAGGATTCCGGGACGAACAGATAATGAAATAAAGAACTACTGGAATACCCATCTAAGCAAGAATTTAATCAGCCAAGGAATAGATCCAAGAACCCATAAACCATTGAACCCTGTTAGCCATAGTTCATCACAAGCTAAccaggatgatgatgatgatgtccCAGAATCAAACCCTAATCCCCCAAGCTCCTCCAAATCTTCTGAATTAATGGGAGAAAAAACTAATTCCATGGCAACTACTAACCTGGAATCTCATCAGATATATCAACACCAACAAGAGGTTGGTGATGATTGTATGGGGCAGCCAAGCAGCAGCGGGAACGGGGGAGACTTGGTTGAAAATGGCAACGAAGACCATATGTTCTCTTTGTTTCTGGATTCTTTGATTACCGACaatcagcagcagcagcagcaatcTAATAATGGCGACCTTTGGGAAGCTGAAATCATGTCTCCAATGGTGGAGTTTGGGAACCCCCAAAACTACTTCAATCATCACCAGCAGCATCCTTAG